A stretch of DNA from Desulfosarcina ovata subsp. ovata:
TTTTTCTCTAGCTTCACCATAGGTTAACCGGGTGACACGATCTACAAAAGCCTCTTTGTCCGGATGAACATCCGCGGCACGATCAAGAAGATCGCCAAACGTCAATCCCTCCCACCATTTTAACTCGTTGTACTTTTTAACATCTTCTTCTTTGTAAGGCACGCACCCTGATAATAAATCAACCATGTCTTGTTCCTCTCTTCTTCGACTCATTGAGTCAAGTTAGGGTAAGAGCAATCTGGTCCTGAGGACCGGATCTTCGGCTTGCCATCCCCAAGGCAGGGATGAAGCACTATCCAAGGAATGAATTAGATAGTTTTTTTTAATTTATTCAAGGAATGAATCAGATTAATTCTTTTGAAGAATTATATGCAGGCAACAAACAAGTCAATTCATAGAATTTTATAATATAATAAGTAATTTTAAACTTGACTTTTTTATTTTATAAAAATAAATTTTCATACAAGAAAAAATGAATAAAATTCAGATAGACCATAACTATTTAAAAAAATAGGTTTTTTTATTCAAAAAGGATGGCTGGCAGTACCATTGTGCCAAAATTTACGGATAAATCTGAAATGCTTACCCTTTTTTAAAGGACAAGTATTATGCATCCTCCTCAAATTAACCTCTACCAACTTATTAGCTTTTATACCGTGGCCAAAGAAGGTAGCTTCAGTGCAGCCTCAAAAAAACTTTGCGTGACCCAGCCTGCGGTGACCATGCAAATAAAATCGTTGGAAAAATTTTATGACCTGAAGTTGGTCAATGTAAAAAAAAAAAAGTTAGCTTGACAGAAACAGGACAGAAGCTGTTCCATTATGCTGAGCAATTCTACCTGTCGGCCATCAAGGCGGAAACCTTTCTTCAGGAGCAAAAAAACAATAATTTGAGTATTGGCATAGCAAGTCCCCTGACCCAACAGTTCATTGTTCTGATTAAAAAATTCAAGCAATACTACCCCCATGTAATGGTAACGCTCAGAGAAGGCACTGACCAAGAAATCATTGCAGATGTTCGTGATTTCAAACTGATGCTGGGGTTTATCGGCACGATTGAGCAGTCGGTTCGTGAACTCAATGTGATTCCTGTTGCACCTGAAAACAGATTGGTACTGGTTTCCTTCCCCCAGAATCCCT
This window harbors:
- a CDS encoding LysR family transcriptional regulator produces the protein MHPPQINLYQLISFYTVAKEGSFSAASKKLCVTQPAVTMQIKSLEKFYDLKLVNVKKKKLA